One part of the Ochotona princeps isolate mOchPri1 chromosome 3, mOchPri1.hap1, whole genome shotgun sequence genome encodes these proteins:
- the RAP2B gene encoding ras-related protein Rap-2b: protein MREYKVVVLGSGGVGKSALTVQFVTGSFIEKYDPTIEDFYRKEIEVDSSPSVLEILDTAGTEQFASMRDLYIKNGQGFILVYSLVNQQSFQDIKPMRDQIIRVKRYERVPMILVGNKVDLEGEREVSYGEGKALAEEWSCPFMETSAKNKASVDELFAEIVRQMNYAAQPTGDEGCCSACVIL from the coding sequence ATGAGAGAGTACAAAGTGGTGGTGCTGGGCTCGGGCGGCGTGGGCAAGTCCGCGCTCACCGTGCAGTTCGTGACGGGCTCCTTCATCGAGAAGTACGACCCGACCATCGAGGACTTCTACCGTAAGGAGATCGAGGTGGACTCGTCGCCGTCGGTGCTGGAGATCCTGGACACGGCGGGCACCGAGCAGTTCGCCTCCATGCGGGACCTGTACATCAAGAACGGCCAGGGCTTCATCCTCGTCTACAGCCTCGTCAACCAGCAGAGCTTCCAGGACATCAAGCCCATGCGGGACCAGATCATCCGCGTGAAGCGGTACGAGCGCGTGCCCATGATCCTGGTGGGCAATAAGGTGGACCTGGAGGGCGAGCGCGAGGTCTCGTACGGCGAGGGCAAGGCCCTGGCCGAGGAGTGGAGCTGCCCCTTCATGGAGACGTCGGCCAAAAACAAAGCCTCGGTGGACGAGCTGTTCGCCGAGATCGTGCGGCAGATGAACTACGCGGCGCAGCCCACGGGCGACGAGGGCTGCTGCTCGGCCTGCGTGATCCTCTGA